One window of Macrococcus sp. 19Msa1099 genomic DNA carries:
- a CDS encoding DUF948 domain-containing protein, which produces MEWILPIAGLIAAIAFLILCVFIGITLLSVKKNLDHVAKTLDGVEGQIQGITRESTDLLHKTNRLAEDVQDKSQRLNSVVDAVKGIGDSVQNLNSSVNNVTSSITHNISQNEDKISQVVQWSNVAMEVADKWQMRKQRRGTVNFNDDIYRTPQNNFNETHTTGDHLDQDKINAGLK; this is translated from the coding sequence ATGGAATGGATTTTACCGATTGCAGGTCTAATCGCTGCGATTGCATTTTTAATTCTATGTGTATTCATCGGAATCACTTTATTATCAGTGAAGAAGAATTTAGATCATGTAGCTAAAACTTTAGATGGTGTTGAAGGACAAATTCAAGGAATCACTCGTGAATCAACAGATTTACTTCACAAAACTAATCGTTTAGCAGAAGATGTTCAGGATAAATCTCAACGTTTAAATTCAGTTGTAGATGCAGTGAAAGGTATTGGTGATTCAGTACAGAACTTAAACAGTTCAGTTAATAATGTTACATCATCAATTACGCATAACATCTCGCAGAACGAAGATAAGATTTCTCAAGTTGTTCAGTGGTCAAACGTTGCAATGGAAGTTGCTGATAAATGGCAGATGAGAAAGCAACGTCGTGGTACTGTAAATTTTAATGATGATATTTATCGTACACCACAAAATAACTTTAATGAAACACATACAACAGGTGATCATTTAGATCAGGATAAAATTAATGCAGGTTTAAAGTAA
- the murC gene encoding UDP-N-acetylmuramate--L-alanine ligase: protein MTLYHFVGIKGSGMSALAQILFDMGETVQGSDIEKEFFTEKSLREKGITILPFNQENIKEGMTIIAGNAFNDDHEEIVRAHELGLTVTRYHDFLGNFMGQYTSVAVTGSHGKTSTTGLLSHVMNGDKKTSYLIGDGTGMGMPGSEYFAFEACEYRRHFLSYSPDYAIITNIDFDHPDYFASMSDVFNAFQEMTKKVKKAIVACGDDENLRDIVADIPIYYYGFKEDNKVVAKNMKTTPQGTQFEVYIDGELFDTFVTPMYGDHQVLNALAVITICHLEGLDNAAVKHALSTFGGVKRRFSEKVQDEQILIDDYAHHPTEIKATLQSAHLKYPERKVIAVFQPHTFSRTSAFLEDFANSLKLADKVYLCDIFGSAREDSGELTIGDLQILIPGAELINESNVNLLKQYKDAVVIFMGAGDIQKIQVAYENLK, encoded by the coding sequence ATGACTTTATATCATTTTGTTGGTATTAAAGGTTCAGGAATGAGTGCGTTAGCTCAAATACTATTTGATATGGGTGAAACGGTACAAGGATCAGATATCGAGAAAGAATTTTTTACAGAGAAATCTTTAAGAGAAAAAGGAATAACAATACTGCCATTTAATCAGGAGAATATTAAAGAAGGTATGACAATCATTGCCGGTAACGCATTTAATGATGACCATGAAGAAATTGTGCGTGCACATGAACTTGGACTTACTGTAACTCGTTATCATGACTTTCTAGGCAACTTCATGGGTCAATATACATCTGTGGCAGTTACTGGTTCTCACGGTAAGACGTCGACAACTGGACTGTTATCTCATGTGATGAATGGTGACAAGAAGACTTCTTACCTTATTGGTGATGGTACAGGGATGGGGATGCCTGGTAGTGAGTATTTTGCATTTGAAGCCTGCGAATATCGCAGACATTTCTTAAGCTATTCACCGGATTATGCGATTATTACAAATATCGACTTTGATCATCCCGACTACTTTGCATCGATGAGCGATGTGTTCAATGCATTCCAGGAGATGACGAAGAAGGTTAAGAAAGCAATTGTAGCTTGTGGTGACGATGAGAATTTAAGAGATATCGTAGCAGATATCCCGATTTATTACTATGGCTTTAAAGAAGATAATAAAGTCGTTGCAAAGAATATGAAGACGACCCCACAAGGGACACAGTTTGAAGTGTATATTGACGGAGAATTGTTTGATACGTTTGTTACTCCAATGTATGGAGATCATCAAGTACTGAATGCACTTGCTGTCATAACAATCTGTCACCTAGAAGGACTGGATAACGCAGCTGTAAAACATGCTTTAAGCACATTTGGTGGCGTTAAACGTCGTTTTAGTGAAAAGGTACAGGACGAACAGATTCTTATCGATGATTATGCACATCATCCAACTGAGATTAAAGCGACGCTACAATCTGCACATCTGAAATATCCTGAGCGTAAAGTCATCGCAGTATTTCAGCCGCATACATTTTCACGTACAAGTGCATTTCTTGAAGATTTCGCAAATAGTTTAAAGCTTGCAGATAAAGTATATCTCTGTGATATCTTCGGTTCAGCACGTGAAGATAGTGGGGAGCTGACAATCGGTGACTTGCAAATATTGATTCCAGGTGCTGAACTGATAAACGAATCCAACGTCAATCTGCTGAAACAATATAAAGATGCAGTGGTTATCTTTATGGGTGCAGGAGATATACAGAAAATTCAAGTCGCATATGAAAATTTAAAATAG
- a CDS encoding DNA translocase FtsK — MSWFDKLFGESKENTEDIRTERLDTSENDVYRRPRGKFRFPVDVDTVKTKDSDHKTSKTKLEKNDDPFIPVQAQYDHQKTSFDETYVSRRQRKAARNQHPGYKVETSPLGKKQGDDAQIEKASRVHQPKFKASEVPSAIYGTKSRKDPSMLKGRASIVPKKSTATRPATPTHRKEDNTVNIENVYASQIVAEIRKERDKKIQRQKDFQEERRKLADQQEALKSMINHETVEQEAEEKNVLEDNVLAVDDVVQLSEDVITLSEEALVTDIEVQALSETPIKVNISDEDTEVKLNSGESYTFSSREDETFMEENITFESTEEAAEAIQVDEEVFDDVSFETEDEMTETIEVEDETDSETDETVEISEEDEGPVSLEPVLSPDTKKEKVTPFNVVMTPSDKKRLMQQREESKLSPAEVKIKSNEPLEEVLEEHPETPAELQEAEDERKLRQFKRKGPKYLLPPVSLLNPADNMERDESWVEEHKAQLDDAFYHFNVPAKVENVVVGPSVTRFELSVEKGVKVSRITNLQDDIKMALAAKDIRIEAPIPGTSLVGVEVPNVETRSVNLSEIVFSKKMKFSDSNLSVALGARINNEPMIMDLAKMPHGLIAGATGSGKSVCINSILISLLYRNNPNELKLLLIDPKMVELAPYNDLPHLIAPVITDVKAATESLKWVVGEMERRYQMFADVHVRNITAYNQKVVYQERIPKIVVVIDELADLMMMAPQDVEHSIARIAQKARAAGIHLILATQRPSVNVITGLIKANVPTRIAFMVSSSVDSRTILDSGGAEKLLGNGDMLYLGNGMNKPIRIQGSYISDSEIDEVVGYIKSQGKPNYLFHEKTLLKKLSEQPKDELFNDICNFMVEEGHISTSQIQRRFQIGYNRAARIIDQLEEMGYVSGQNGSKPRDVLITEKQEEY, encoded by the coding sequence ATGAGCTGGTTTGATAAATTATTCGGAGAATCAAAAGAAAATACTGAAGATATCAGAACAGAAAGACTGGATACCTCAGAAAATGACGTATATAGGCGCCCTCGTGGAAAGTTTCGTTTTCCGGTTGATGTGGACACTGTTAAGACGAAAGATAGTGATCATAAGACGAGCAAGACAAAACTTGAAAAAAATGATGACCCCTTTATCCCTGTACAAGCGCAGTATGATCATCAAAAGACTTCGTTTGATGAAACATACGTTTCTAGAAGACAGAGAAAAGCAGCTCGTAACCAACACCCAGGCTATAAGGTTGAAACCTCTCCATTAGGAAAGAAACAAGGAGATGATGCTCAAATAGAAAAAGCATCTCGTGTGCATCAGCCCAAGTTTAAAGCTTCAGAAGTACCTTCGGCAATATATGGAACAAAAAGTCGTAAAGATCCTTCAATGTTAAAGGGTCGAGCATCTATTGTCCCTAAGAAAAGTACAGCTACACGTCCTGCGACACCGACACATCGCAAAGAAGATAATACGGTCAATATTGAGAATGTATATGCCTCTCAAATAGTTGCTGAAATCAGAAAAGAGCGTGACAAGAAAATTCAGCGTCAAAAAGATTTTCAGGAAGAGCGTAGAAAACTTGCTGACCAGCAAGAAGCGTTAAAATCTATGATTAACCACGAAACGGTTGAACAAGAAGCTGAAGAGAAGAATGTTTTAGAGGATAATGTGCTTGCAGTTGATGATGTCGTGCAATTATCAGAGGATGTTATAACGTTATCTGAAGAAGCATTAGTCACTGATATTGAGGTTCAAGCGCTTAGTGAGACGCCAATTAAAGTGAATATCAGCGATGAGGACACAGAGGTTAAACTGAACTCCGGTGAATCGTATACTTTCAGTTCACGTGAAGATGAGACTTTCATGGAAGAAAATATTACTTTTGAAAGTACTGAAGAGGCAGCAGAGGCTATACAGGTAGATGAGGAAGTATTTGACGATGTATCTTTTGAGACGGAAGATGAGATGACTGAAACGATTGAAGTTGAAGATGAAACCGATAGCGAAACAGATGAAACTGTTGAAATATCAGAAGAGGATGAAGGTCCTGTTTCGTTAGAACCTGTGCTATCACCTGACACTAAGAAAGAGAAAGTCACTCCATTTAATGTAGTCATGACACCAAGTGATAAGAAGCGTTTAATGCAGCAACGAGAAGAATCGAAATTATCGCCAGCAGAAGTAAAAATCAAAAGCAATGAACCGCTAGAAGAAGTACTAGAGGAGCATCCTGAGACACCTGCTGAGCTACAGGAAGCTGAGGATGAAAGGAAGCTAAGACAGTTCAAGCGCAAAGGACCAAAGTATCTTCTTCCACCTGTCAGCTTACTGAATCCTGCAGATAATATGGAACGAGATGAATCATGGGTTGAAGAACATAAAGCGCAGCTTGATGATGCGTTCTATCATTTTAATGTGCCGGCAAAAGTAGAGAATGTCGTCGTCGGTCCTTCGGTTACACGATTTGAACTTTCGGTAGAGAAAGGTGTAAAGGTTTCGCGCATCACGAATCTTCAGGACGATATTAAAATGGCGTTAGCAGCCAAAGATATCCGAATAGAGGCACCGATTCCTGGTACTTCGCTTGTCGGTGTTGAAGTACCGAATGTTGAAACGCGTAGCGTCAACTTAAGTGAAATTGTCTTCAGCAAGAAGATGAAATTCTCTGATAGTAATCTGTCTGTCGCGCTCGGAGCTAGAATTAATAACGAACCGATGATTATGGATCTTGCGAAGATGCCGCATGGTTTAATTGCCGGTGCTACAGGCTCTGGTAAATCTGTGTGTATCAACTCAATTCTTATTTCACTGCTATATCGTAATAATCCTAATGAATTGAAATTATTACTGATTGATCCTAAAATGGTCGAGCTTGCGCCATATAATGATTTGCCGCACTTAATTGCACCTGTTATTACTGATGTTAAAGCAGCTACAGAGAGCTTAAAATGGGTTGTCGGTGAGATGGAACGCAGATATCAGATGTTTGCAGATGTCCATGTACGTAACATTACTGCTTATAACCAGAAAGTAGTCTATCAGGAGAGAATTCCGAAGATCGTTGTCGTGATTGATGAATTAGCAGACTTAATGATGATGGCGCCACAAGATGTGGAGCATTCCATTGCACGAATTGCTCAAAAAGCACGTGCAGCAGGTATTCATCTGATACTTGCTACACAACGTCCTTCAGTCAACGTAATCACAGGATTAATCAAAGCGAATGTGCCGACACGCATCGCATTTATGGTATCTTCTTCTGTTGACTCCAGAACAATACTTGATTCTGGTGGCGCTGAGAAATTGTTAGGAAACGGTGATATGCTGTATCTTGGGAATGGGATGAATAAGCCGATTCGAATACAGGGAAGCTATATTTCCGATAGTGAGATTGATGAAGTTGTAGGCTATATTAAGTCTCAAGGGAAACCAAACTATCTCTTCCATGAGAAGACTTTGCTGAAGAAGTTATCAGAGCAGCCGAAAGATGAACTGTTCAATGATATTTGCAACTTTATGGTCGAAGAAGGGCATATTTCGACTTCTCAAATACAAAGACGCTTCCAGATAGGCTATAATAGAGCAGCGCGAATTATCGATCAACTGGAAGAAATGGGTTATGTCAGTGGTCAGAATGGCTCTAAACCAAGAGATGTGCTGATAACAGAAAAACAAGAAGAATATTAG
- the ytpR gene encoding YtpR family tRNA-binding protein — MNLFYNEIVGDYLFITLEPIDGPFTYETNGDIITIKKDDRVVGYNVKGVQSLNLKSQGEVKLTESLVDEINALLREKGLETPLEVDLSPKFVVGYVESCEKHPDADKLNITKVDVGTEKLQIVCGAKNIAQGQKVVVAKVGAVMPSGMMIKDAELRGVPSKGMICSERELGLTDSEEKKGILVLDDHYTIGEDFFKEK, encoded by the coding sequence ATGAATCTATTTTATAACGAAATTGTTGGAGATTATTTATTTATCACATTGGAACCTATCGATGGTCCGTTTACGTATGAAACAAACGGGGATATTATCACGATAAAAAAAGACGACCGTGTCGTTGGATATAATGTTAAGGGTGTACAATCATTAAACCTTAAATCTCAAGGTGAGGTTAAATTAACAGAAAGTCTTGTAGATGAAATCAACGCATTACTTAGAGAGAAGGGGCTTGAAACGCCACTCGAAGTTGATTTATCACCGAAGTTTGTTGTTGGCTATGTAGAATCATGTGAGAAGCATCCAGATGCAGATAAATTAAACATTACAAAAGTGGATGTTGGAACAGAAAAATTACAGATTGTTTGTGGTGCAAAAAATATTGCACAAGGGCAAAAGGTAGTAGTAGCTAAAGTAGGTGCGGTGATGCCGAGTGGAATGATGATCAAAGATGCAGAGTTACGCGGTGTGCCATCAAAAGGAATGATATGTTCTGAACGTGAACTTGGTCTGACTGACTCTGAAGAGAAAAAAGGTATTCTAGTGCTAGATGATCACTATACAATCGGCGAAGATTTCTTCAAAGAGAAGTAG
- a CDS encoding DUF1444 domain-containing protein, with protein sequence MNVFEIRDYLKDAMKEEAVTFHFDRKEETLRIERNDNHKGLTIKLAPVAAKYKEKKEKILDEVLYYIKETIQAFGDAQPFDGQPIIMPVVRATSFQKEQNGVPFLITEHTAETNIYYAVDLGNTYRLIDTEVQEALNLSEAHIKEQALFNLNGLNNPYKTDVVNDNTYYFFNSNDGYDASRLLNKQLLKSFREKITGEMLVAVPHGDVLIIADIQNETGYDVLAQLTMQFFANGLVPITSLSFQYEEGNLTPVFILGKNNAKRNQEAIQRIEANRKKFEQEKNNKE encoded by the coding sequence GTGAATGTTTTTGAAATTAGAGATTACTTAAAAGATGCAATGAAAGAGGAAGCAGTAACCTTTCATTTCGATCGTAAAGAAGAGACTTTAAGGATTGAGCGAAATGATAATCATAAAGGGTTAACGATAAAGCTAGCACCCGTTGCAGCAAAATATAAAGAGAAGAAAGAGAAAATTCTTGACGAAGTACTGTATTATATCAAAGAGACGATTCAAGCGTTTGGGGATGCACAACCTTTTGATGGCCAACCGATAATAATGCCTGTTGTTCGTGCGACGAGTTTCCAGAAAGAACAAAATGGAGTTCCTTTTTTAATTACAGAACATACTGCTGAGACGAATATTTATTACGCAGTGGATCTCGGCAACACTTATCGTCTAATTGATACTGAAGTACAGGAAGCGTTGAATCTATCTGAAGCGCATATTAAGGAGCAGGCTTTATTTAATTTAAATGGTCTGAATAACCCTTATAAAACTGATGTAGTGAATGACAATACATATTATTTCTTTAACTCAAATGATGGATATGATGCAAGTCGTCTGTTAAATAAACAACTGTTGAAGTCGTTTCGTGAGAAGATTACAGGGGAGATGCTTGTCGCTGTACCACATGGCGATGTTTTGATTATTGCTGATATTCAGAACGAGACAGGGTATGATGTGCTCGCTCAGCTGACGATGCAATTTTTCGCAAATGGTCTTGTACCGATTACTTCTTTATCGTTCCAATATGAAGAAGGTAACTTAACACCTGTGTTTATACTAGGTAAGAATAATGCAAAGCGTAATCAAGAAGCAATTCAGCGTATTGAAGCAAACCGCAAAAAATTTGAACAAGAAAAAAACAATAAGGAGTAA
- a CDS encoding thioredoxin family protein codes for MKEITSVEMFRESIEQPTIAMFTAGWCPDCHFIAPLLPEIESENEAYHFVSIDRDEFIDLAVEYDVMGIPSFIAFDKGTEIGRFVSKDRKTKDEINAFIKGL; via the coding sequence ATGAAGGAAATCACATCAGTAGAAATGTTTAGAGAAAGTATCGAACAGCCGACGATAGCTATGTTTACTGCAGGATGGTGCCCAGACTGTCATTTTATTGCACCATTATTGCCGGAAATAGAAAGTGAAAATGAAGCGTATCATTTTGTTTCCATCGACAGAGATGAATTTATTGACCTTGCTGTAGAATATGATGTGATGGGGATACCAAGCTTTATCGCATTTGATAAAGGTACTGAAATTGGAAGATTCGTATCAAAAGACAGAAAGACAAAAGATGAAATCAACGCATTTATAAAAGGATTGTAG
- a CDS encoding PTS sugar transporter subunit IIC has protein sequence MKNLLKRWFIDGMSYMALGLFCSLIIGLILETLGTELKPFFDTSLLIEIGQLAKNCTGAAVGVAVAYGLGAKPMVIFASAVTGMYGYELGGAAGTYIVSLATSEAGRFYSGKTKIDIILTPLLTLLIGGSIAKLIGPLIQQLMLSLGEFISFSTGQQPLLMGVLVSLVFGLTLSSPVSSAALALMLNIDGTAAAAATIGCCCHMIGFAVTAYRDNGIQSLVAHGIGTSKIQIPNYMLRPMILIPPVIASIIIAPIMTTLWPMQNVAAGAGMGTSGFVGQIMTIKTMGSSLETWLQVGVFHFILPGIISYIIYMMLLRANIIKPGDQKISTGGER, from the coding sequence TTGAAGAATCTACTTAAGAGGTGGTTCATAGATGGCATGAGTTACATGGCACTCGGACTATTTTGTTCATTGATTATCGGATTGATATTAGAAACACTGGGGACAGAATTGAAACCGTTCTTCGATACATCATTACTCATTGAAATCGGCCAGCTTGCAAAGAATTGTACGGGTGCAGCAGTTGGTGTTGCGGTAGCATATGGACTTGGAGCTAAACCGATGGTCATCTTTGCTAGTGCAGTGACTGGGATGTATGGTTATGAACTTGGAGGCGCAGCAGGTACATATATTGTGAGTCTGGCAACAAGTGAAGCGGGACGTTTCTATAGTGGGAAGACGAAGATTGATATCATTCTGACGCCGCTTCTAACGCTACTTATCGGCGGCAGTATCGCAAAGCTTATAGGACCGTTGATACAGCAGCTGATGCTATCGCTCGGAGAATTTATTTCATTTTCGACAGGACAGCAGCCGTTATTGATGGGCGTTCTCGTGTCACTCGTGTTCGGTTTGACACTTTCTAGCCCTGTTTCTAGTGCTGCGCTCGCTTTAATGCTTAACATCGATGGAACAGCGGCAGCTGCTGCAACAATTGGCTGCTGCTGTCATATGATTGGATTTGCTGTCACTGCTTATCGTGATAATGGGATTCAAAGTCTCGTAGCCCATGGTATTGGAACTAGTAAAATACAGATTCCTAACTATATGTTAAGACCAATGATCTTAATTCCGCCTGTGATTGCGAGTATCATTATCGCACCGATAATGACCACACTATGGCCAATGCAAAATGTAGCAGCAGGTGCAGGTATGGGAACAAGTGGATTTGTCGGGCAGATAATGACAATTAAGACGATGGGTTCCTCGCTTGAAACATGGTTGCAAGTTGGAGTGTTTCATTTCATATTACCAGGTATTATCAGTTATATTATATATATGATGTTGTTACGAGCGAATATCATTAAACCAGGAGATCAGAAGATCTCGACAGGAGGAGAACGATGA
- a CDS encoding amino acid ABC transporter ATP-binding protein, with translation MISVKNVVKKFGDKTVLKDVDLEVQDGEVVVLIGRSGSGKTTLLRMMNALELPTSGTVTVDGLTYDSNNRKSQIEVRKKSGMVFQNFQLFPHMTALENVMEGLVQVKKMKQSDARETALNLLEKVDLTHVKEQYPISLSGGQQQRVGIARALAMNPKVMLFDEPTSALDPELVQDVLRVIKDLRDEGMTMVIVTHEMNFARNVADKVAFVHDGRIEEIETPEQLFNAPQSEHLRRFLNVIAE, from the coding sequence ATGATCTCAGTGAAGAATGTGGTAAAGAAGTTCGGCGATAAGACAGTGCTTAAAGATGTAGATCTAGAAGTGCAAGATGGTGAAGTGGTCGTACTGATTGGTCGAAGCGGTTCAGGTAAGACGACGCTGCTACGTATGATGAATGCATTGGAACTGCCGACATCAGGCACGGTAACAGTAGACGGTTTAACATATGATAGTAACAACCGCAAATCACAGATTGAAGTCCGTAAAAAGTCAGGTATGGTGTTCCAGAACTTTCAATTGTTCCCGCATATGACAGCGCTAGAAAATGTGATGGAAGGTCTTGTACAAGTCAAGAAGATGAAACAGTCAGATGCGCGAGAAACCGCATTGAACCTGCTTGAAAAAGTGGATTTAACGCATGTCAAGGAGCAGTATCCGATATCATTAAGTGGGGGACAGCAGCAACGTGTCGGTATCGCACGTGCGCTTGCAATGAATCCAAAGGTGATGCTCTTTGATGAACCAACATCTGCACTTGACCCAGAACTTGTACAGGATGTGCTACGTGTTATTAAAGATCTGCGTGATGAAGGCATGACGATGGTCATAGTGACACACGAGATGAACTTTGCGCGCAATGTTGCAGATAAAGTCGCTTTTGTTCATGATGGACGTATCGAGGAAATCGAAACGCCAGAACAACTATTCAATGCACCTCAATCAGAACATTTAAGACGCTTCTTGAATGTGATTGCAGAATAA